A single genomic interval of Nymphalis io chromosome 30, ilAglIoxx1.1, whole genome shotgun sequence harbors:
- the LOC126780001 gene encoding uncharacterized protein LOC126780001 — MIEIETYFMESLPTEILIYIFTFLTPKEQAKCRQVCWRWKRIIDKLSNNDCLWLKHCKKDFKDIYSVAYYKRVHGLNWCNIYRSLTLWAKLDKASESIDEFASATGCMDEIRDFQLLRYGLIGVHTRGAINYYDLDTLKPSRRTSISGNYLRYVENDDTIIILGYNLNLFIVRKLITESHNETSMTFHNVKTFLLVEDDLFYISLTDEVFLCRLQEDSLKAVFLNQVESSIMSVGYDNGNINILTFRKEIFSIVGHELIHRGFLDTSTNLLHELNKYNFLENLDWRVYFQWMYVLKHIIPDGPLRDIIIIKTYGEAVFVGSSWGVFRIYYAPYKDDKFDLFNSEPVKQINFMERYDCPVLSMCPIIQIDVIEDEDSHMIFIAMPKKIAVVTYSHSSKGTTSAAMLPYRGVYKIKMLNVSD, encoded by the coding sequence atgatTGAAATTGAAACCTACTTTATGGAGTCATTGCCGACAGAGATTTTGATCTACATATTCACATTTCTGACACCGAAAGAACAAGCAAAATGCCGTCAAGTCTGCTGGAGATGGAAGCGTATCATCGACAAGCTTTCAAACAACGACTGCTTATGGCTCAAACACTGCAAGAAAGactttaaagacatttattcaGTAGCATATTACAAACGAGTGCATGGATTAAACTGGTGTAATATCTACCGATCGTTAACACTCTGGGCGAAATTAGATAAAGCGAGTGAATCGATTGATGAATTTGCATCCGCGACAGGCTGTATGGACGAAATACGAGATTTTCAACTGCTAAGATATGGCCTGATAGGTGTTCATACTCGAGGTGCAATTAATTATTACGACTTGGACACATTAAAGCCATCTAGAAGAACATCTATATCAGGTAATTATCTTCGTTACGTTGAAAACGatgatactataataatattaggttaCAATCTAAATTTATTCATAGTACGAAAACTTATAACCGAGTCACACAATGAAACCAGTATGACATTTCATAATGTAAAAACGTTTCTCTTGGTCGAAGATGATTTATTCTATATATCGTTAACCGatgaagtttttttatgtaGATTACAAGAAGATAGTTTAAAAGCTGTGTTTCTTAATCAAGTCGAGAGTAGCATCATGTCGGTTGGATATGATAATGGAAACATTAACATACTTACATTTCGAAAAGAAATCTTTTCTATTGTTGGTCATGAATTGATACATCGAGGCTTTTTAGATACATCAACAAATCTATTACatgagttaaataaatacaactttCTTGAGAACCTAGACTGGAGAGTGTACTTCCAATGGATGTATGTGTTGAAACATATAATTCCAGATGGTCCATTACgtgatattatcattattaaaacatacgGAGAGGCAGTTTTTGTAGGTTCCAGTTGGGGCGTATTTCGTATTTACTACGCTCCATATAAAGATGATAAATTTGATCTATTTAATTCGGAACcagtaaagcaaataaattttatggagCGGTATGATTGCCCCGTGCTGTCAATGTGCCCCATAATTCAAATAGACGTAATTGAAGATGAAGATAGCCATATGATTTTTATAGCAATGCCAAAGAAAATTGCTGTTGTAACATATAGTCACAGTTCTAAAGGTACAACCTCAGCTGCAATGTTGCCATATAGaggagtatataaaataaaaatgctaaatGTTTCTGATTAA
- the LOC126779863 gene encoding transcriptional regulator ATRX homolog encodes MEQLSTIVKSKSNNGISLKPKKNKKSISDGDFTPNLVKKRGVYVDRKVFKSPLYTQEANDYETNRRPPPRPKPGQKRFLASILRILSKSTSGTQYPDTQDQKDIKNSKGRTRSGLRHETDPRTEKPNKQGKYKSRILNKNINNDDDQFIILQSTKEIAQTPSNYSEAFSIKEEKTKVHPIRDILLNNGVTKSIARDLLEEGPVKKEKKIRIKDEPETIASQIAKEGEKKIYNLFVDLLESTFNSYNLKDQTLSESNTALEINESVAKKLTITNKLESNDQTKNSVKKTPMKTTEHEKQHFEEPINVRFSNHKPLKRINPRVSVKSCEYTWNTKIPDTHSFPSKKRSIRNNRKRNLINIFKDELQKPTFEEPSNLFQALKVMAKNKHKKYVYEKKKHIRADDNLDRHECVLKRRMIISMKPKKTPKIIDRDIIGQKYSEYNSRFKKRERDTITPSEHSIKVYGFNYEEIEDRKNIPHVKSNEKLKKENKTRTVASTFSPFIMQSNLDYYTLLQFPDRSSCDFIY; translated from the exons AATCTAAATCAAATAACGGCATATCTTTAAAACCTAAGAAGAATAAGAAAAGTATAAGCGATGGTGATTTCACACCCAATTTGGTGAAGAAGCGAGGAGTATATGTGGACAGAAAAGTGTTTAAGTCTCCTTTGTACACACAAG AAGCGAATGACTACGAAACAAATCGAAGACCTCCGCCAAGACCGAAACCTGGACAGAAAAGGTTTCTGGCTTCCATTTTAAGAATACTCTCGAAATCAACATCTGGTACACAATATCCAGACACCCAAGACCAAAAGGACATTAAAAACAGTAAAGGTAGAACACGGTCTGGACTTAGACATGAAACAGATCCAAGGACTGAGAAACCCAATAAACAAGGTAAGTATAAATCAagaattctaaataaaaacattaataacgaCGACGATCAATTCATTATCTTACAATCGACGAAAGAAATAGCACAAACGCCGTCCAATTACTCCGAAGCATTTAGTATAAAAGAGGAGAAAACGAAGGTACACCCAATTAGAGATATTTTGTTGAACAATGGAGTAACAAAAAGTATAGCGAGAGATTTATTAGAGGAGGGACCagtcaaaaaagaaaaaaaaataaggattaAAGATGAACCAGAAACAATAGCTTCACAAATAGCGAAAGAGGGGgagaaaaaaatttacaatctATTCGTTGATTTATTAGAAAGCACTTTCAATTCTTACAATCTTAAAGATCAAACACTAAGCGAATCGAATACCGCATTAGAAATAAACGAATCGGTAGCAAAAAAGCTAACAATCacaaataaattagaatcaAATGATCAAACAAAAAATTCAGTAAAGAAAACACCAATGAAAACAACAGAACACGAAAAACAACATTTTGAGGAGCCCATTAATGTAAGATTTTCCAATCATAAACCTCTAAAACGCATAAATCCTAGAGTTTCGGTAAAATCGTGTGAATACACATGGAATACGAAAATACCAGACACACACAGCTTTCCAAGTAAAAAGAGATCCATCAGAAACAACAGAAAAAGGAATCTGATAAATATCTTCAAAGACGAATTACAAAAGCCAACGTTCGAAGAACCGTCAAATTTATTCCAAGCTCTAAAAGTAATGgccaaaaataaacataagaaaTATGTGTACGAGAAAAAAAAGCATATACGAGCTGACGATAATTTAGACAGACATGAATGTGTGCTCAAAAGACGTATGATTATATCAATGAAACcaaaaaaaacaccaaaaatCATCGATCGTGATATAATCGGACAGAAATATTCTGAGTACAATTCAAGGTTTAAGAAAAGAGAAAGGGATACGATAACACCTTCAGAGCATTCGATTAAAGTTTACGGATTTAATTACGAAGAAATCGAGGATAGAAAAAACATACCACACGTTAAAAGCAATGAAAAACTGAAGAAAGAAAACAAAACTCGTACAGTTGCGTCTACATTTTCACCGTTTATTATGCAATcgaatttagattattataccCTTTTGCAATTCCCTGATCGCTCTTCAtgtgattttatttactaa
- the LOC126780099 gene encoding uncharacterized protein LOC126780099: MSAFKALRDVSNKFENELRKLSTELFSAKIDESFEDIISKKMRDLALFNSKLRLLQAKPLAVTPHVTELNKNEQTTISDYADTVTWKIIEQQVVKTLTQTNAVKTLITTSSINLDPELVERKEKIIEHLQKYKEKESQLRNLELVLQEKEDELLRTQQIWDESLSRFKDSQKTPQNEELVTGPLYKKLQVLVNKMELMRWLIAKLVTSRSGGYDWATDPHKRLNVLALARKAHTIQDYTES; this comes from the exons atgtcggCATTTAAAGCTCTCCGCGATGTCAGTAACAAATTTGAAAATGAACTACGAAAACTATCAACGGAATTATTTTCCGCAAAAATTGATGAATCTTTCGAGGATATTATCTCTAAAAAAATGAGAGATCTTGCTTTGTTTAATTCAAAACTAAGATTATTGCAAGCAAAACCCTTGGCAG taACACCACATGTTACGGAGTTAAACAAGAACGAACAAACAACAATTAGTGATTACGCAGACACAGTGACATGGAAGATAATTGAACAACAGGTCGTTAAAACACTAACTCAGACGAATGCTGTGAAGACTTTAATTACAACGTCAAGTATAAACTTAGATCCCGAGTTAGTTGAAAGGAAAGA aaaaatcATTGAACACTTGCaaaaatataaggaaaaagAATCTCAACTCAGAAACTTAGAATTGGTACTCCAGGAGAAGGAAGATGAACTTCTGCGTACTCAACAAATATGGGATGAATCGCTAAGCAGGTTTAAGGACAGCCAGAAGACACCGCAAAATGAAGAACTTGTTACCGGACCCTTGTATaa aaaGCTCCAAGTATTGGTGAATAAGATGGAACTCATGCGTTGGCTCATAGCCAAGTTGGTGACGTCACGATCGGGGGGTTACGATTGGGCGACGGATCCCCACAAACGATTGAATGTCTTAGCATTAGCAAGGAAGGCTCACACTATACAAGATTATACAGAAAGTTGA